The sequence TTTCCTTGCTTTATCCACTTTGTAAAAACGTTCAAACAGATAGGGAATGTCTTCTTCCGCAATCCCGCTTCCATTGTCAGATACAGTAATTACAAGATTGCTCCTAGTCTCATCAATGGTTTGTTTTAAAATTACTTTTCCATCATAGCCTTCTTTTCCAGTGTGACGAATAGCATTCATAATTAAATTAATTAATACTTGTTCCATCCGGTCTGGGTCAAAAGAATATTCTAAGTCAGGCGTTTCTAATTCTAACCCTAGTTCCACAAAGTTCTCTTTTGCAAGTACATCAAAATTAGAAATCACTTTTCGCAACAATGGAGCAAGCGGTAATTTTTGATTATCCATTTGATTAAATCCAGCTTCCATTCTAGCAAGATCCAACATATCGTTCACCAAACGTCCAATACGAAGGGATTCATCATAAATAATTTGCGCAAACTCCCGCACTTCTTCATCCGACTGAGCTACCCCGTCAATAATCGCTTCACTATAACCTTGTAACATCGAAATCGGCGTTCTAAGTTCATGCGAAACGTTATTAACAAAATCACTTTTCATTTTTTCAAGTTGTTTTTCTTCTGTCATATCTCGAATTACCGCAACAATACTACGCACATGTTCTCCCGTGTAAAGCAACGTCAAAATTGCTACATACGTATGATCTGCAAAAGTGATTTCGCCAACTTGAGATTCTTTCTTTTCTAACGTATCATTCAACAATTCATTTAAAGCTACTGGAATGAGAACTTTTTCGGTATTTTCTGGCGAGAAGAACCAATTATGTAAAAATTCTTCTGCCGGCGGGTTACTAAGAATAATCGTTTTATCCACACTAAATTTAATAACACCATCAGCCATCCCAACTAGAATATTGGATAGCTGTTCTTTTTCTTGCCTAAGGGCGCTGACATTATATTTCAATTGTTTTGCCATATCGTTAAAAGCTACCCCGAGTTCGCCAATTTCATCATGTGTATAAGTTGGTACGCGGTTGTCAAAATTTCCTTTAGAAACAGCAATCGCAATTTTTTTCATTTCCCGAAGCGGAAAAGCCATACGAGAAGAAAAGACAAATGACAAGATAGATGTAATAACTATCGCAATAATACCTGAAACAATTAACGTACTCATTGTTTTTTCGTTCACTTTTAAGATATCATGATAAGACTGATAAACGTAAACAACGCCAGTTTCCCCATTCGCAAGCTTAAACTTCTGCGCAGAAATTTCGACTGGTAAAGAACTTTTTTCTGTTTTGAAATTATATTTCATCGTTACACTATTATCTTTTTCTAATGCTTCATCTAATGTCTTATCTTGAATTAATTTATTAGCGGATGCACTAGAAATAGTATCTGGCGACTGCGATTGATAGACGCTTTTTCCATTTTGTTCAATAATGACACCCATCGTATCATCAAGTAGTATAAGTGCAGAATCATTATGATTTTTAGCAGAGATCACTTCATTATTTTCTTGCATGACAGTGATGATACTAGCAGTTTTATTCTCTAATTCATTTGTTATTCGAGTAATATTATTTTTTTCATATATCATTGCAACTAAAAATCCAGAAATAACTAAAATCCCTATCAATAAAAGAATAATGGTACTCCAAATTTTCCCAACAATACTATTCCAAATCTTCATCTATTCTCACCTCGGTCCTCGCAAAAAAATAACGAACAAAGCACGTGCGGCATAACACTTGCCGATTAAACGTCTTTGCCCGTTATCTTAGTCTGTTTTATTAATCTTCTGGAACTTCAAATTTATATCCAAGACCCCAAACTGTT comes from Listeria monocytogenes and encodes:
- a CDS encoding ATP-binding protein encodes the protein MKIWNSIVGKIWSTIILLLIGILVISGFLVAMIYEKNNITRITNELENKTASIITVMQENNEVISAKNHNDSALILLDDTMGVIIEQNGKSVYQSQSPDTISSASANKLIQDKTLDEALEKDNSVTMKYNFKTEKSSLPVEISAQKFKLANGETGVVYVYQSYHDILKVNEKTMSTLIVSGIIAIVITSILSFVFSSRMAFPLREMKKIAIAVSKGNFDNRVPTYTHDEIGELGVAFNDMAKQLKYNVSALRQEKEQLSNILVGMADGVIKFSVDKTIILSNPPAEEFLHNWFFSPENTEKVLIPVALNELLNDTLEKKESQVGEITFADHTYVAILTLLYTGEHVRSIVAVIRDMTEEKQLEKMKSDFVNNVSHELRTPISMLQGYSEAIIDGVAQSDEEVREFAQIIYDESLRIGRLVNDMLDLARMEAGFNQMDNQKLPLAPLLRKVISNFDVLAKENFVELGLELETPDLEYSFDPDRMEQVLINLIMNAIRHTGKEGYDGKVILKQTIDETRSNLVITVSDNGSGIAEEDIPYLFERFYKVDKARKRGKAVGTGIGLAIVKNIVEAHNGKISVESELGKGSDFIITLPLYK